AGCCGGTCTCTCGGGTGGCGGGTGCGTGTCTCGTCGGGGCGGCGATCGCCTTCTGGCTCGCCTGGTTCCTGATGCCCCTGCCGGGAACCACCGACACCGCCTTCATCCTGGAACAGGTCGGGGCGAGCCGCGAGCGGGTGTTCGCCTCGGTGGCGGCGCAGCTGGTGTCTTCGGCGCTGTTCGTGCCGGGGCTGCTGGGGCTCTTGGCGGGCAGCGCCCTGCGCGGCTCGCGCGGCGGCTTCGCGGCCGCCTCGCTGGTGGGCATCGGCGCGACGGGACTCGCAGCCGACGCGATCTACCACCTGCTGGCGTTCGAGATGACCGCCCCGGGAGTCACTCGCGAGGTCATGGTGCCGCTGATGGACCGCTTCCAGGGGGCCGACCTGTGGTTCGTGACTCCGCAGCTGCTCGCGCTGCTCGGGGGCACGGGCTGGCTGGCGTGGGCGGCCGCGCGCGCGGGCGTTGCGCCGTGGCGGGCGCCGCGCTGGGTGTGGCTCGCGCTCGCTGCCGTGCTCGCGGGCGCGGTGGCGGTGCGCGCGGCGGGCCTGCCGCGCCGGGTCGTGGCCATGACCGTGCTCGGGCTGTTCTCTCTGGCGCTGGTGGAGCTCGGCGCGGGTCTGTGGCGCGCTAGATCGTGATCTGCATGCCGAGCTCGACGGCGCGCCCGGGCGGGATGCCGAAGTAGCCCGCGGCCGGCTGCGCGGTGTAGTGCAGCGCGGCGAACAGCTTCTTGCGCCAGGTGGCGAGATCGCGCTTGCCGGAGGCGAGCACGGTGACTCGTCCGAGGAAGAAGCTCGCGGTCTCCACGCTGATCGGCACGCCGGTGGCCGCGATCTGGCGCACGATCTCGGAGATGGCGGGTGTCTGCGTGAAGCCGTAGCGCGCGGCCACGCGCACGAAGCCCTCGCCGAGAAACTCGACGCGCACGCGATCGTTGCGCGGCACCACGGGCACGTGCTCGGTGGTGATGGAGAGCAGCACGATGCGCTCGTGCAGCACCTTGGAGTGCTTGAAGTGGTGGCCGAGCGCGAGCGGCAGACCGTCGGGGTAGCCGGACATGAAGACCGCCGTGCCCGCCACGCGCTGCGGCTTCTCGCGTGCCACGTCGGCGATGAAGGCGGTGAGCGGCAGGGTCACGTCGTTCAGGTGGCTATTCAGGAGGTCGGTGCCGCGCTTCCATGTGGTCATGACGATCAGCAAGAGGAGGCCGGTGACGAGCGGGAACGCACCGCCGTGCGGCGTCTTGGGCAGGTTCGCGCCGAAGAGAGACAGGTCGACGGCGAGGAACACGAAGCCCAGCGCCAGCGCCGCGGGCCAGCCGATGCGGCGCGCCGCGACCGGCACGAACAGGAACGTGGTGACCGACATGGTGCCCGTGACTGCGATGCCGTAGGCCGACGCCAGGCCCGACGAGTTGCGGAACTCGAGCACCAGGAAGATGCACGCCAGCATCAGGAACCAGTTCACCGCGGGCACGTAGATCTGGCCTTCCTGCCGGCTCGACGTGTGGATCACGCTCATGCGCGGGAGATACCCGAGCTGGATCGCCTGGGCGGTCATCGAGAACGAGCCCGAGATCACCGCCTGCGAGGCCACGATCGTGGCCAGCGTCGCGACGCCCACCATCGGCAGCACCGACCACGCGGGCAGCATGTCGAAGAAGGGGTTGGTGTCGCCCGGGAAGCCCGTGCGCAGCAGAAACGCGCCCTGTCCGAAGTAGGACACGAGCAGCGCAGGCAGCACCACGGCGTACCACGCGAGCGCGATCGGCCGGCGCCCGAAGTGACCCAGGTCCGCGTACAGCGCCTCGGCGCCGGTCACGCACAGGGCGACCGAGCCCAGCACGAAGAAGCCCGGGCCCTCGCCGCTCGACAAGAGCGCCCAGCCGTGGCGGGGATCGAGCGCGTGGAAGATCTGCGGCTCCTTCAGGATCCAGGGCAGCCCCGCCGCGGCGATCGCGGCGAACCAGATCAGAGAGACCGGCCCGAACCACGAGCCGATGCGGCTCGTGCCACCCCGTTGCAGCAGGAACAGCGCGATCAGGATCACCAGCGCGATCGGCCAGATCAAAGGCGAGGTGCCGGGCACCGCCACGTCGAGGCCCTCGATCGCCGACAGGACCGAGATCGCGGGCGTGATCATGCCGTCGCCGTAGAGCAGGGCGGTGCCGCCGAGCGCGACCAGGAAGGCGATACGCCCGAAGCTGGCCGACTGGAAGTTGCGCTGCACCAGTGCCATCAGCGCCAGCACGCCGCCTTCCCCATGGTTGTCGGCGCGCAGCACGAAGGTCAGATACTTGACCGTCACGGTCAGCGTGATCGCCCAGAAGATCAGCGAGAGCACGCCGAGCACGTGCTCGGGGGAAGCGGACGCGCCGTGCGGGCCCAGGAAGCACTCGCGGACCGCGTACAGGGGCGACGTGCCGATGTCGCCGTAGACCACGCCGATCGCCCCCAGCGCGAGGCGGCGCAGCGCGAGCGACGAAGCTCCCGCGTCCGGCGACACCCCATGCTGCACTACGCGACTCGGATAGCACGCCTTGCTGCACTGCGGCAATGGACCCCGTGCGAGCCGGCGGTTGACCCTCCCCGTGAGGCGCGGTGAGAATCCGCGGGCAGGGAGACGGCACATGGCGGACGCGACTCGACCCCCGGACCTCTTGACCCTTCACGCGAAGCTCCAGCCCGACAAGCTGGCCGTGGTTCACGATCGCCCCGACGGCAAGATCGTGCGCTGGTCCTTCGCGGAGCTCGAGGCCGAGGCCAACCGGCTGGCGAACGGGCTGCTCGCGCTCGGGCTGCGGCCCGGCGAGAAGCTGGTCTGGTGCGGCCAGAACTCGCCCGGCGTGGTGCGCGTGGTGCACGCCGCGCGCAAGCTCGGCGTGGTCGCGGTGCCGCTGAACTACCGGCTCTCACCCGAAGAGGCGCAGTACGTGGTCGACAACTCGGACTCGGTGTTCGTGTATGTCGACGCCGAGTACGCGCCGCTGTTCCAGAAGATCCGCAGCGAGATCCCGAAGGTGCGCGAGATCGTGGTGTACGACGGCGCCGCGCCCGCGGGCATGCGCAACGGCGACGCCCTGGTCGCGGCGGCCAGTGACTCCGAGCCGCAGCTGACTGCAGCCGGGAACGCGGCCCAGACCATGATCTACACCTCGGGCACGACCGGGAAGCCCAAGGGGGCGGTGCGCGGCGCCGCGAACGCGGCGCAGAGCGGCGCGCTGCTCGGCATGATCGGCTACCAGCCGGACGACGTCTATCTCACCACCGGCCCGCTCTATCACTCGGGGCCCGGCGGCTTCATGGGCGTGGCGCATGCGCTCGGCAACACGGTCGTGTTGCAGAAGAAGTTCGACGCCGAGGACTGGCTGCGCCTGGTCGAGAAGTACCGGGTCAGCACCACCTTCTCGGCGCCCACGCCAGTGCGGCTGGTGTGCAACCTGCCTGCCGCCACCAAGGCGAAGTACGACAAGACCAGCATGCGCCGCTTCATCGCCAACGCCGCGCCCTGGTCGTTCGCGCTGAAGCAGATGTATCTGGCCGACTTCCCGGACGACTCACTGTTCGAGATCTACGGCTCGACCGAGCTGGGCGTGAACACCGTGCTGCGGCCCGAGGACCAGCTGCGCAAGCCCGGCTCGTGCGGCAAGCCCGCGCCCATGGTCGAGATCAAGCTGTTCGACGACGACGGCAAGGAAGTGACCCAGCCGCGCGTGCCCGGTGAGCTCGCCGTGCGCAGCGTCGGCGTCTTCGACACCTACCACAAGGCGCAGGAGAAGTTCGACGAGGACCGCCGCGGTGACTTCCACACCGTGGGCGACGTCGCGTATTTCGACGAGGAGGGGTACTACTACATCTGCGACCGCAAGAAGGACATGATCATCTCGGGTGGGGTCAACATCTATCCCGCCGAGATCGAGGCGGTCCTCGACGCCCACCCGCGCGTGCTCGACGTCGCGGTGATCGGCATCCCCAACGAAGAGTGGGGCGAGGCCGTGCACGCGGTGATCGTGAGGCTGCCCGACGTGATGCTCAGCGAGGAGGACATCCTCGTGTACGGCCGCGAGCACCTGGCGGGCTACAAGATCCCGCGCTCCGTCACCTTCGCCGACGAGATCCCGCGCAACGCCTCCGGGAAGATCCTGAAGAAGCTCCTGCGCGAGCCGTTCTGGCAGGGGCGCACGACGCGAGTCTAACGCAGTGGCTTGGGCGGGTGCTTCGGCTCGGTCTTCTTGAACGGGTCACGCACGACGTTCGAGTCACCGTCGACCTGGCACACGATGTCTGCGCCCCCGTTGCCGGGGCCGTCCGCCGAGCCCCAGTAGTTGCCGCGCGCGTCGAGCTCGTGGTGCGACGCGTTGTCGATCCCGCACGGGATGGCGGTCTTCACGCCGTTGCCCATGAGCGTCGACGTCGTGACTCGCCCGTCGCTCGTCCCGTCGAGGTAGACCCCGTACAGGCCGTTGCGGATCGCGACGTCGGACGCGAGCTCGAGCTGCGCCATGTCGGCGTAGAAGCCGCCCATGGCGTTCCCGATGGCCGAGCTGTTCTCGATCTTTGCGCTGCTGTTGACCACGAAGAAGCCGTGCTCTCCGTTGCTCTCGGCGAGGTTCCCCGAGGCCACCAGGCCGTCCGATCCGAGCTCGAAGCCCGAAATCTGGTTGCCGGTCGAGCGATTTCCGGTCACGACGGCGCCGTCGCCGTAGACCTGAAAGCCGGAGCCACCGTTGTCGGTGGCGACGTTCCCGAGGATCCGGGTGTGCTGGGCAAAGGTGACGGAGAGGCCTGCATCGAGGGAGTGACGCAGCGTGAAGCCGTTCTGCGGCCCGCCGATGGTCGTTCCGTCGGCGCCGGTACCGACCTGCAGCACCGCTCCCTCCGATTTGCCGGCATCGATGATGGTCACACCGGCGCCGTCGCGCGAACGCAGAGTGACGCGCCGCTGGATCGGGACCACGCAGAAGCAGCCCCCGATGGGCTGCGCGGGCTCCTCGCCCGGATCGTCGAAGTCACCATCTCCGTTCACGTCGCCGTAGACTCCGGGACCCACTTGGACGGTATCTCCCGGGGCGGCTTCGAAGAGCGCCCAGCTGATCGTGCGGCACGGCGCCGCGGAGCTGCCGCAGCCCGCGAAGTCCGAGCCGTTCACCCCGGTGTTGATGGTCTTGCCCGAAGCCGCGCTCGCAGCGACCAGCAGGGCAAGCGCGAGAACCCCGATCTGCATCTCGCCTCCTTCCGACTCACGAGACGCGCTGGCCGTCGGGAGTGACTCTGCCCGCGATCTGGTCGGGCGTCGGCGCCTGGCCATAGACGCGCTCGTTGGTCATGAGATCGTCGTCGTCGAAGTCGTACACCGCCCAGAGCCGCACCTCGAAGGGAGTGCCGGTCGTGCGCGGCGTGCCGCGCAGCCAGAACTCGATCTGCACGTGGGCGTCGTCCGGGTGAGTCAGCGCGATCAGCTCGTTGCGCTGGTCGGGCACGACCGCGCGGCCCTCGAGCCAGTAGCGCATCACGTCGTCGTGGCCGTCGATCACCCGGCCATCGGGCAGCTCGTAGCGCGCATGACTGAACGTCTTCATGGTCCGGTCCCAGGCCTGGACGTTCTCGCTCTGCATGTGCTCGATCACGAGCGCCTCGCGCGCGGCGCGGCGTTCAGGGGTGAGTGATCGGGACATGCGCGCCACGCTACCGCACGTCCGCGTTCAGCAGCAACGCCGTGCCGGCGAGCACGATGATTCGCATCTCTTCTCCTGCCAACTCAGCGTAGGGGCTTCAGTGAGATCTTCAGCTCGGTCTTCTTGAATGGGGTGACGGAGACACTCGAGCCCAAGCCGTCGGAGCAAGCAGCGTCGCCCGGGTCCGCGCCGGGTCCGAGCGAGGTGCCCCAGTAGTTGCCCGTGGCGTCGATCTGGTGATTCGTCAGGTTCTCCAGGCCGCAGTTCGTCTTGTTCACCAGCGCGTTCCCGACGATCGTGGAGCCGTCGACCCGGCCGTCGGAGCTGGCGTCGTCGTACTCGATTCCGTAGGAGCCGTTTCCGGAAGCGACGACCGAGTGCAGATCCATCAGGGCGTTCGAGGCTTCGAAGCCGTTCACGGCGTTGCCGATCGATGCGCTCTTCTCGATCTCGGCTCCGCCATTGATCACGATGAACCCCGTGTGCGCGTTCTTCTCCGCCGAGTCACCCGAGGCTACGACGTTCGCGGCGTCGAGCTCGAACCCGTCGAAGGTGTTGGCGAGCGCGCGGTTGCCCGTGAGCGTGGCGTTGGCTCCGAAGACGTCGAAGCCGTTCACGTTCTGCTCTGCGAGGTTTCCGATGATGTGCGTGTGGCTAGCTTCCGGCAGGACCTCGGCTCCCGCACTGTGACCACGCCGGAGCGTGAAGCCGTTCTGGGCTCCGCCGAGCGTCGCTCCGGCCGCGCCGCCGATGAGTCGAACGACGATCTCGGCCGTTCCCCCGCCATCGATCGCGGTCATGGCTGCACCGTCGCGAGAGCGGAGCGTGATCCGCTTGTCGACGCGCACGACACACAGGCAGCTTCCTTCGCCGAGCTCTGCCGGCTCTTCGCCGGCGCTCGTGAAGTCACCGTTGCCGTCGATGTCGCCGTAGAGCCCCGGGCCGACCAGCACGGTGTCTCCTGCCGCCGCCTCGGAGATGCCCATCGCGATCGTGCGACATGGGGACGTCGGGCTGCCACAGCCCGCCGAGTCCACGCCGTGCATGCTCACGTTCAGCGTCTTTCCCGAGGCCGCGCCAGCCGCGACCGCCACCAGGACCCCCGCGATCCTCGCGATCCGCATGATACGCAGCATGCTACGCGAACCGGGGCGACGGAATCAGTGAATCCGTTCACAGCCTCAGCGGGACAGCGCTGCGATCACCTCGGGCGGCGCCTGCACGAGCTCGATCAAGACTCCCTCGCCCGAAGCAGGTGACTCCGGGCTGCCCTTCGGGTGGATGAAGCACACGTCGTAGCCGGCGGCGCCCTTGCGGATGCCGCCCGGGGTGAAGCGCATGCCCTGGCTCTCGAGCCAGGTCACAGCTGCGCGCAGGTCGTCGACCCACAGGCCCACGTGATTCAGCGCCGGGTCGTGCACGCGCGGGCGTTTCTCGGGATCGATCGGCTGCATCAGGTCGACCTCGACCGCGAGCGCGCCCGAGCCCGCCTTCGCGATGTCCTCGTCGACATTCTCCGACTCGCTGCGGTAGCTGCCTGCAGGTGTGAGTCCCAGGAGATCGATCCACAGCCTGCGCAGCGCTGCCTTGTCGGTGCCCCCGACGGCGATCTGCTGCAGGCCCAGCACGCGGAATGGACGGCTCTGCGACATGGGCGACATGCTACACGAGCCGCCCGGCGGCTTCGCGCAGGAGCGACTCGGTCTCTTCCCAGCCCAGACACGCGTCGGTGATCGAGACTCCGTATGCGGGCGATCGGCCGGGCGCGAGCTCCTGGCGGCCCTCGCGCAGGTGACTCTCGAGCATGGCGCCGAGCAGCGGCGTTCCGGGCGCGCCGAACTGCTCGAGCACGGCGCGGAACACCGCCGGCTGGCGGCGCGGGTCC
The nucleotide sequence above comes from Myxococcota bacterium. Encoded proteins:
- a CDS encoding potassium transporter Kup; the protein is MQHGVSPDAGASSLALRRLALGAIGVVYGDIGTSPLYAVRECFLGPHGASASPEHVLGVLSLIFWAITLTVTVKYLTFVLRADNHGEGGVLALMALVQRNFQSASFGRIAFLVALGGTALLYGDGMITPAISVLSAIEGLDVAVPGTSPLIWPIALVILIALFLLQRGGTSRIGSWFGPVSLIWFAAIAAAGLPWILKEPQIFHALDPRHGWALLSSGEGPGFFVLGSVALCVTGAEALYADLGHFGRRPIALAWYAVVLPALLVSYFGQGAFLLRTGFPGDTNPFFDMLPAWSVLPMVGVATLATIVASQAVISGSFSMTAQAIQLGYLPRMSVIHTSSRQEGQIYVPAVNWFLMLACIFLVLEFRNSSGLASAYGIAVTGTMSVTTFLFVPVAARRIGWPAALALGFVFLAVDLSLFGANLPKTPHGGAFPLVTGLLLLIVMTTWKRGTDLLNSHLNDVTLPLTAFIADVAREKPQRVAGTAVFMSGYPDGLPLALGHHFKHSKVLHERIVLLSITTEHVPVVPRNDRVRVEFLGEGFVRVAARYGFTQTPAISEIVRQIAATGVPISVETASFFLGRVTVLASGKRDLATWRKKLFAALHYTAQPAAGYFGIPPGRAVELGMQITI
- a CDS encoding AMP-binding protein, which produces MADATRPPDLLTLHAKLQPDKLAVVHDRPDGKIVRWSFAELEAEANRLANGLLALGLRPGEKLVWCGQNSPGVVRVVHAARKLGVVAVPLNYRLSPEEAQYVVDNSDSVFVYVDAEYAPLFQKIRSEIPKVREIVVYDGAAPAGMRNGDALVAAASDSEPQLTAAGNAAQTMIYTSGTTGKPKGAVRGAANAAQSGALLGMIGYQPDDVYLTTGPLYHSGPGGFMGVAHALGNTVVLQKKFDAEDWLRLVEKYRVSTTFSAPTPVRLVCNLPAATKAKYDKTSMRRFIANAAPWSFALKQMYLADFPDDSLFEIYGSTELGVNTVLRPEDQLRKPGSCGKPAPMVEIKLFDDDGKEVTQPRVPGELAVRSVGVFDTYHKAQEKFDEDRRGDFHTVGDVAYFDEEGYYYICDRKKDMIISGGVNIYPAEIEAVLDAHPRVLDVAVIGIPNEEWGEAVHAVIVRLPDVMLSEEDILVYGREHLAGYKIPRSVTFADEIPRNASGKILKKLLREPFWQGRTTRV
- a CDS encoding right-handed parallel beta-helix repeat-containing protein — its product is MQIGVLALALLVAASAASGKTINTGVNGSDFAGCGSSAAPCRTISWALFEAAPGDTVQVGPGVYGDVNGDGDFDDPGEEPAQPIGGCFCVVPIQRRVTLRSRDGAGVTIIDAGKSEGAVLQVGTGADGTTIGGPQNGFTLRHSLDAGLSVTFAQHTRILGNVATDNGGSGFQVYGDGAVVTGNRSTGNQISGFELGSDGLVASGNLAESNGEHGFFVVNSSAKIENSSAIGNAMGGFYADMAQLELASDVAIRNGLYGVYLDGTSDGRVTTSTLMGNGVKTAIPCGIDNASHHELDARGNYWGSADGPGNGGADIVCQVDGDSNVVRDPFKKTEPKHPPKPLR
- a CDS encoding nuclear transport factor 2 family protein translates to MSRSLTPERRAAREALVIEHMQSENVQAWDRTMKTFSHARYELPDGRVIDGHDDVMRYWLEGRAVVPDQRNELIALTHPDDAHVQIEFWLRGTPRTTGTPFEVRLWAVYDFDDDDLMTNERVYGQAPTPDQIAGRVTPDGQRVS
- a CDS encoding VOC family protein; translation: MSQSRPFRVLGLQQIAVGGTDKAALRRLWIDLLGLTPAGSYRSESENVDEDIAKAGSGALAVEVDLMQPIDPEKRPRVHDPALNHVGLWVDDLRAAVTWLESQGMRFTPGGIRKGAAGYDVCFIHPKGSPESPASGEGVLIELVQAPPEVIAALSR